From the Actinomycetes bacterium genome, one window contains:
- a CDS encoding carbamoyltransferase C-terminal domain-containing protein: MRVLGVNALFHDPAVALVVDGEVVAAAEEERFSRRKHGKRPVPFAAWELPELSARWCLETAGLRPEDLDAVAYSFDPRLARPASEQGLDDPWDHLRLTYAEKAPGFLAAGMPGLDPGAVQFVPHHVAHAASAGLAAPVRDSSVLVLDGRGEAVSHLAGRYAAGELEVLASQALPHSLGLLYEDVTEHLGFLRSSDEYKVMAMASYGQPRFLAELTDPVRATGDGGFHTDPVDWGSLAKRLGPGDDWTQDHADLAASVQRRLEEVLLDLVRWLHQQTGGTALTLAGGVALNCVANTRIAAEGPFDQVWVQPAAGDAGTALGGALHVAAGAGDPVGPMPGADLGRGWTDAEVETWLTTAKVPYERPVDIADAVAELLADNGIVAWFQGRSEYGPRALGHRSLLAHPGFPANLERMNDVKGREQFRPVAPMVLAERARDIFGRGPVPSPYMLFVHDVAASWRERIPAVVHVDGTARIQSVDRADEPLVARMLERFEARTGLPVVVNTSLNTAGRPMVDDPRDALECFGSAPVDALAIGPFLVRRGQWP, translated from the coding sequence CGCCTGGGAGCTCCCGGAGCTGTCGGCACGGTGGTGCCTCGAGACCGCCGGGTTGCGCCCGGAGGACCTCGATGCCGTCGCCTACTCCTTCGACCCCCGGCTGGCCCGGCCGGCGTCGGAGCAGGGTCTCGACGACCCGTGGGACCACCTCCGGCTGACCTATGCGGAGAAGGCGCCCGGCTTCCTGGCGGCCGGGATGCCGGGCCTGGACCCCGGCGCGGTGCAGTTCGTGCCGCACCACGTCGCCCATGCCGCCTCCGCCGGCCTGGCGGCGCCCGTGCGCGACTCCAGCGTGCTCGTGCTGGACGGACGCGGCGAGGCCGTCAGCCACCTGGCGGGTCGGTACGCCGCAGGTGAGCTTGAGGTGCTCGCCAGCCAGGCACTGCCCCACTCGCTGGGGCTGCTCTACGAGGACGTGACGGAGCATCTCGGGTTCCTGCGGTCCAGCGACGAGTACAAGGTCATGGCGATGGCCTCGTACGGCCAGCCGCGTTTCCTCGCCGAGCTCACGGACCCGGTCCGCGCCACCGGCGACGGCGGCTTCCACACCGACCCGGTCGACTGGGGGTCGCTGGCGAAGCGACTGGGCCCGGGCGACGACTGGACGCAGGACCACGCCGACCTCGCGGCCAGCGTCCAGCGCCGGCTCGAGGAGGTGCTCCTCGACCTCGTCCGCTGGCTGCACCAGCAGACCGGCGGGACCGCCCTCACCCTCGCGGGCGGCGTCGCCCTCAACTGCGTCGCCAACACCCGGATCGCGGCCGAAGGACCGTTCGACCAGGTGTGGGTGCAGCCTGCGGCCGGCGACGCGGGGACCGCTCTCGGTGGCGCACTGCACGTCGCCGCGGGCGCCGGTGACCCGGTCGGGCCCATGCCGGGCGCGGACCTGGGGCGGGGCTGGACCGACGCCGAGGTCGAGACCTGGCTCACGACCGCGAAGGTGCCCTACGAGCGCCCGGTGGACATCGCCGACGCCGTGGCCGAGCTGCTGGCGGACAACGGCATCGTGGCGTGGTTCCAGGGCCGCAGCGAGTACGGGCCGCGCGCTCTCGGGCACCGCTCTCTGCTGGCGCACCCGGGCTTCCCGGCCAACCTCGAGCGGATGAACGACGTCAAGGGCCGGGAGCAGTTCCGGCCGGTGGCGCCGATGGTGCTGGCCGAGCGCGCCCGCGACATCTTCGGCCGCGGCCCGGTGCCGTCGCCGTACATGCTCTTCGTGCACGACGTAGCCGCGTCCTGGCGCGAACGGATCCCCGCTGTGGTCCACGTGGACGGGACGGCTCGGATCCAGAGCGTCGACCGCGCCGACGAGCCGCTCGTCGCGCGGATGCTCGAGCGGTTCGAGGCGCGCACCGGTCTGCCGGTGGTGGTCAACACCAGCTTGAACACCGCGGGTCGGCCGATGGTGGACGACCCACGGGACGCGCTGGAGTGCTTCGGCTCCGCCCCGGTCGACGCGCTGGCGATTGGCCCGTTCCTCGTACGGCGTGGGCAGTGGCCGTGA
- a CDS encoding glycosyltransferase family 9 protein, which translates to MPRRRVLVVRLDADGDVLLAGPAVRAVATAADVVLLVGPRGRQAAGLLPGVADVIEWSAPWIEPAPAPRVTQQHLDLLVQRVRAAAVDEAVVLTSFHQSALPTALLLRLAGVGRVTAISDDYPGALLDTRVVDPGDVPEPVRGLTVAASAGFVLPDSDDGRLAVRRPLPDTTPLAGPSGYVVLHPGASVPARAWPADRWAQTARALVSCGLRVVVTGGQHECDLTSEVCDGNDARDLGGRTTMPQLAGVLDRAASVVVANTGPAHLAAAVGTPVVSLFAPTVPAARWAPYGVRLQLLGDQEAPCRGSRATSCPVPGHPCLTRVSADDVVRALHGLEEDVA; encoded by the coding sequence ATGCCACGACGCCGGGTGCTCGTCGTCCGGCTCGACGCGGACGGCGACGTGCTGCTGGCCGGGCCCGCGGTCCGGGCGGTCGCCACAGCCGCCGACGTCGTGCTGCTCGTGGGACCTCGAGGACGGCAGGCGGCCGGCCTGCTGCCGGGCGTCGCGGACGTCATCGAGTGGTCGGCACCCTGGATCGAGCCGGCACCAGCCCCGCGGGTCACGCAGCAGCACCTCGACCTGCTGGTGCAGCGGGTGCGGGCGGCCGCCGTCGACGAGGCGGTAGTCCTCACGTCCTTCCACCAGTCGGCGCTGCCGACGGCGTTGCTGCTCCGGCTGGCCGGGGTCGGCCGGGTGACCGCGATCAGCGACGACTATCCCGGCGCGCTGCTGGACACGCGCGTCGTCGACCCGGGCGACGTCCCGGAGCCGGTCCGCGGCCTCACGGTCGCCGCATCCGCGGGATTCGTCCTTCCCGACTCGGACGACGGTCGACTGGCCGTGCGACGGCCGCTGCCGGACACCACCCCGCTCGCCGGCCCGAGCGGCTACGTCGTCCTGCACCCCGGTGCCTCCGTGCCGGCGCGCGCCTGGCCGGCCGACCGATGGGCGCAGACTGCGCGAGCGCTCGTCTCGTGCGGGCTCCGGGTCGTCGTCACCGGCGGTCAACACGAGTGCGACCTGACCTCCGAGGTCTGCGACGGCAACGACGCCCGCGACCTCGGCGGACGGACGACGATGCCGCAGCTCGCGGGCGTGCTGGACCGTGCCGCCTCCGTCGTGGTCGCCAACACAGGGCCGGCGCACCTGGCGGCCGCGGTGGGGACTCCAGTCGTGTCGCTGTTCGCGCCGACCGTGCCCGCGGCCCGCTGGGCTCCCTACGGCGTGCGGCTCCAGCTGCTCGGTGACCAGGAGGCCCCGTGCCGCGGCAGCCGGGCGACCAGCTGCCCGGTCCCCGGCCACCCCTGTCTCACCCGGGTCAGCGCGGACGACGTGGTGCGGGCGCTGCACGGGCTGGAGGAGGACGTCGCATGA
- a CDS encoding HAD-IIIA family hydrolase: MSSLNTWRAGDYAVVVPTVGRPSLGVLLDSLAATGGPLPSELVVVDDRATPAPLPPVPDRLADRLRVLSSGRRGPAAARNVGWRTVRSQCPWVVFLDDDVVLPRDWAVRLVEDLSQPPEVVGVQARLTVPLPVGRRPTDWERGTRGLQRGWWITADMAYRRDALERVGGLDERFPRAFREDADLALRVKAGGGRLVRGDRTTIHPVRRADRWVSVRVQAGNGDDPLMRRLHGPRWRQAAHAGTGRRGRHGAVTAAAVGAVAARLAGRRGAAVVLAAGWLAGTGLFAWERIAPGPRDRDEVTTMLLTSVAIPPVATWHWLRGWWRHRGAGAWTAEVPVSAVLFDRDGTLVHDEPYNADPDLVRPVAGALQAVDRLRARGVRTGVVTNQSGIGRGLLSQEQVRRVNRRVDEIFGGFDVWALCPHVDEDRCRCRKPAPGMVLQAARQLGVPAREVVVIGDIAADVHAALGAGARGILVPNHATQPDEVAAAPLVAHDLTTAVEIALGGAR, translated from the coding sequence GTGAGCAGCCTGAACACCTGGCGGGCCGGCGACTACGCCGTCGTGGTGCCCACCGTCGGGCGACCGAGCCTCGGGGTGCTCCTCGACTCGCTCGCCGCCACGGGGGGCCCACTGCCGAGCGAGCTGGTGGTCGTCGACGACCGGGCGACGCCGGCTCCGCTGCCACCTGTGCCGGACCGGCTGGCCGACCGGCTGCGCGTGCTGTCCAGCGGCCGGCGCGGGCCGGCGGCTGCCCGCAACGTCGGCTGGCGCACGGTGCGCAGCCAGTGCCCCTGGGTCGTCTTCCTGGACGACGACGTGGTGCTACCGCGCGACTGGGCCGTGCGCCTCGTCGAGGACCTGTCGCAGCCGCCGGAGGTGGTCGGGGTGCAGGCCCGGCTCACCGTGCCGCTTCCGGTCGGTCGCCGGCCCACCGACTGGGAGCGGGGGACGAGGGGGCTCCAGCGAGGCTGGTGGATCACCGCAGACATGGCCTACCGGCGCGACGCGCTGGAGCGGGTCGGCGGCCTGGACGAGCGGTTCCCGCGCGCCTTCCGGGAGGACGCCGACCTCGCCCTCCGGGTGAAGGCAGGAGGTGGCCGGCTGGTTCGCGGCGACCGGACGACGATCCACCCGGTGCGTCGTGCGGACCGCTGGGTGAGCGTCCGGGTCCAGGCCGGCAACGGCGACGACCCGCTGATGCGACGGCTGCACGGACCGCGCTGGCGGCAGGCCGCGCACGCGGGCACCGGTCGTCGTGGCCGGCACGGCGCCGTCACCGCGGCTGCCGTCGGCGCGGTCGCAGCCCGGCTCGCCGGTCGGCGCGGCGCGGCGGTGGTGCTGGCTGCGGGCTGGCTGGCAGGGACCGGGCTGTTCGCCTGGGAGCGGATCGCCCCGGGGCCGCGGGACCGCGACGAGGTCACGACCATGCTGCTGACGAGTGTCGCCATCCCGCCCGTGGCCACCTGGCACTGGCTGCGCGGGTGGTGGCGGCACCGGGGCGCCGGGGCGTGGACGGCCGAGGTGCCGGTGAGCGCCGTGCTCTTCGACCGGGACGGGACCCTCGTGCACGACGAGCCATACAACGCCGACCCGGACCTGGTCCGGCCGGTCGCTGGTGCGCTGCAAGCGGTCGACCGGCTGCGGGCCCGGGGAGTGCGGACCGGCGTGGTCACCAACCAGTCGGGGATCGGACGGGGGTTGCTCAGCCAAGAGCAGGTGCGGCGGGTGAACCGGCGGGTCGACGAGATCTTCGGAGGGTTCGACGTCTGGGCGCTCTGCCCGCACGTCGACGAGGACCGGTGCCGGTGCCGCAAGCCCGCACCGGGCATGGTCCTCCAGGCCGCCCGGCAGCTGGGTGTCCCGGCACGTGAGGTCGTCGTCATCGGGGACATCGCCGCCGACGTGCACGCGGCGCTCGGGGCAGGTGCCCGGGGCATCCTCGTCCCCAACCACGCCACCCAGCCGGACGAGGTCGCTGCTGCACCGCTCGTCGCGCATGACCTGACCACCGCCGTGGAGATCGCTCTGGGCGGTGCCCGGTGA